From one Rhizobium sp. CIAT894 genomic stretch:
- a CDS encoding EAL domain-containing protein: protein MRDSKAAGDYLSNGISTITVRLLLIAVMLALPIFGSSLGLLQAIDNSLFAKRFQWAPRTATGNIVFVAIDKHSLDAVGTWPWPRSIYATLLDKLVVSGVKDVFLDVDFSAFSSTEEDERLAAALARSGGGVLLPVFRQQEKASSSETAVTRPIPQLLQNAWPAFANVAMDADGIVRRFDLGSQLDGSPTQSAASALGGIGSSSGALPIDFSIRPDTVPTFSLSDVLNGAVPAEAIRDRSVVVGASAAELKDIFAVPVYGAISGPLIHVLAAETLLQNRFLRTVDQAPLELVFAILLIIGVIRSRSAGMITIMAVGLLIVVIGEIGAFLLQSRNGILAGTAGPWLTLLFAWMLAFNERVDLGRMLVAIANTEARNTRRLMRRIIADSSDGVVAFDSNLRIVEASESAKTVLRAGVGASLLGAADTAIIDIVRRLVSEHDAEPGKVHTALVDFAGTGASKATHYEASVTISPIEQPDARPAVARSRFAGCLIIRDITARYDYEERLKKLSELDELTGLLNRREFASRLAALQGGAFVSVLDIERFSSLCATLGRDVGDELLQAVAARLGHAFAGDLLAKLDGDHFGIAIAATDATPIEDFADGLLALFEEPVHLGGAAVPISVHLGIARSSDAASGAILNAAESALDAAKAGQGRRWCSFDPSTAVRQARSRRLERDMRDALQNRQFFLLFQPQIDFASGRLVGAEALIRWSHPEFGLISPAEFIPIAESSGLICDIGRWTLFEACTEAAAWPGEFGVAVNVSALQFEQSDIEADVREALSSSGLPSSRLCLELTESAFLDQGGAVIAKMRALRQTGIVIALDDFGTGYSSMSYLADLPLDKLKIDQSFVRRMYGNPAVLEIVRAIISLAHGLNLQVVAEGVETELEAEALHRLGCETGQGYLFGRPQEAPRMLSRWNVEKRLSAEV, encoded by the coding sequence GTGAGAGATAGCAAGGCGGCTGGAGATTATCTCTCCAACGGCATCAGCACGATCACGGTTCGGCTTTTGCTGATCGCCGTGATGCTGGCGCTGCCGATATTCGGCTCCAGCCTCGGCCTCCTGCAGGCGATCGACAACAGCCTTTTCGCCAAGCGTTTCCAATGGGCGCCTCGCACCGCCACCGGCAATATTGTCTTCGTTGCGATCGACAAACATTCCCTGGACGCCGTTGGAACCTGGCCCTGGCCACGGAGCATCTACGCGACACTGCTCGACAAGCTGGTCGTCTCCGGCGTCAAGGACGTCTTTCTCGACGTCGATTTCAGCGCGTTCTCCAGCACTGAGGAGGACGAGCGTCTTGCCGCGGCGCTTGCGAGATCCGGGGGAGGAGTTCTTTTGCCGGTGTTCCGGCAGCAGGAGAAGGCGTCATCGTCCGAGACGGCGGTGACGAGGCCGATCCCGCAACTCCTTCAGAATGCCTGGCCCGCATTCGCCAATGTCGCGATGGATGCGGACGGGATCGTCCGCCGCTTCGATCTGGGAAGCCAACTCGACGGGAGCCCCACCCAGTCCGCCGCCTCGGCCCTTGGCGGGATCGGCAGCAGTTCCGGAGCCTTGCCGATCGATTTCTCGATAAGGCCCGACACCGTCCCGACATTCTCGTTGTCCGACGTGCTGAACGGGGCCGTGCCGGCCGAGGCGATCAGAGACCGCTCGGTCGTGGTCGGAGCATCGGCGGCGGAGCTCAAGGATATTTTCGCCGTTCCCGTCTACGGCGCTATTTCAGGCCCGCTCATTCACGTGCTTGCGGCAGAGACGCTGCTCCAGAACCGCTTCCTCAGGACGGTCGATCAGGCTCCGCTGGAACTCGTGTTTGCGATCTTGCTGATCATCGGCGTGATCCGCAGCCGTTCGGCCGGCATGATCACGATCATGGCAGTCGGACTGCTCATCGTTGTCATCGGCGAGATAGGCGCATTTCTGCTGCAGTCGCGGAACGGGATCCTTGCCGGAACGGCCGGGCCGTGGTTGACGCTGCTCTTCGCATGGATGCTCGCGTTCAACGAACGCGTCGACCTCGGCCGAATGCTTGTCGCCATCGCCAATACCGAGGCCCGAAACACCCGGCGCCTGATGAGACGGATCATCGCCGACAGTTCGGACGGTGTCGTTGCATTCGATAGCAATCTGAGGATCGTCGAGGCGAGCGAATCCGCAAAGACCGTATTGCGAGCCGGGGTCGGCGCCTCGCTTCTCGGCGCCGCCGATACCGCCATCATCGACATCGTGCGCAGACTGGTTTCTGAGCACGATGCCGAGCCGGGCAAGGTGCACACAGCCCTCGTCGATTTCGCCGGCACCGGAGCTTCGAAGGCCACCCATTACGAAGCGTCCGTCACGATTTCGCCGATCGAACAGCCGGATGCGCGCCCGGCCGTGGCGCGGTCGCGGTTTGCGGGTTGCCTGATCATACGAGACATCACCGCACGTTATGACTACGAAGAGCGGCTCAAGAAGCTGTCCGAACTGGACGAACTCACCGGGCTGCTCAATCGCCGGGAATTCGCGTCTCGGCTGGCAGCCCTCCAGGGCGGGGCCTTCGTCTCGGTGCTGGATATCGAGCGTTTCTCATCGCTTTGCGCCACGCTGGGACGCGACGTCGGCGACGAACTCCTGCAAGCCGTGGCGGCGAGGCTCGGGCATGCATTCGCCGGTGATCTGCTGGCAAAACTGGACGGTGACCATTTTGGCATCGCCATTGCCGCGACGGATGCAACGCCGATCGAAGATTTCGCCGATGGTCTTCTGGCGCTGTTCGAAGAGCCTGTACACCTCGGCGGTGCCGCCGTGCCGATCTCGGTCCACCTCGGAATAGCCCGCTCAAGTGATGCCGCCTCCGGTGCGATCCTGAATGCCGCTGAATCGGCGCTCGATGCTGCGAAGGCCGGGCAAGGCCGGCGATGGTGCTCCTTCGATCCGTCTACCGCCGTTCGCCAGGCGCGGTCGCGCCGGCTGGAGCGGGACATGCGCGACGCTCTTCAAAACCGGCAGTTCTTCCTGCTGTTCCAGCCGCAGATCGATTTTGCCAGCGGGCGCCTTGTCGGCGCGGAAGCCTTGATCCGATGGAGCCATCCCGAATTCGGTCTGATATCTCCGGCCGAGTTCATCCCGATTGCCGAATCCTCTGGTTTGATCTGTGATATCGGCCGCTGGACGCTGTTTGAGGCTTGCACCGAGGCCGCCGCCTGGCCTGGTGAATTCGGCGTCGCCGTCAACGTCTCGGCACTCCAGTTCGAGCAGTCCGACATCGAGGCCGATGTGAGGGAGGCTTTGTCCAGCAGCGGGCTTCCTTCCTCCAGGCTGTGCCTCGAGTTGACGGAATCCGCCTTCCTCGACCAGGGCGGTGCCGTGATCGCAAAGATGCGCGCGCTTCGCCAAACGGGAATCGTCATTGCCTTGGACGACTTCGGCACCGGCTACTCGTCGATGAGCTATCTTGCCGATCTTCCTCTCGACAAGCTCAAGATCGACCAGTCCTTCGTCCGGCGAATGTACGGAAATCCGGCGGTATTGGAAATCGTGCGGGCGATCATTTCACTTGCGCACGGCTTGAACCTGCAGGTGGTCGCCGAAGGTGTCGAGACCGAGCTGGAAGCCGAAGCGCTGCATCGGCTCGGATGCGAGACGGGGCAAGGCTATCTCTTCGGGAGGCCGCAAGAGGCTCCTCGCATGCTTTCCAGATGGAATGTCGAAAAACGTCTATCCGCTGAGGTCTGA
- a CDS encoding DUF1236 domain-containing protein — MLSRLIVSAAAVTLISGVAFAQSSTVNGAAGGAVTGAIVGGPVGAAVGGVAGAVVGTAIDPPPQKVVTYVREARAPSARVVVKEKIVVGQPLPETVVVTPIPDDPTYAYAVVNDQRVIVEPSSRKVIQVIK, encoded by the coding sequence ATGCTCTCTAGGCTTATCGTAAGCGCGGCAGCCGTGACGCTGATATCAGGCGTCGCGTTCGCCCAGTCCTCGACCGTCAATGGTGCGGCGGGTGGAGCGGTCACCGGGGCGATCGTCGGCGGGCCTGTTGGCGCTGCTGTCGGCGGCGTAGCCGGCGCAGTCGTCGGCACGGCAATCGATCCGCCGCCGCAAAAGGTCGTCACCTATGTCCGCGAGGCTCGGGCGCCGTCCGCCCGCGTGGTCGTGAAGGAAAAGATCGTTGTCGGCCAACCGCTGCCGGAAACGGTTGTCGTAACGCCTATTCCGGATGATCCGACCTATGCCTATGCAGTGGTCAACGATCAACGCGTCATCGTCGAACCGTCGTCACGCAAGGTGATCCAGGTCATCAAGTGA
- a CDS encoding L,D-transpeptidase, translating to MSSMKKVLPMSLLAFTISVGGAAARELQPDIINAASIASIGTEKSAPADPDPAVVRLQVLLDRAGASPGVIDGLSGDNVNKAVAGFEAMNKLPVDGRVDPDVASRLEDNAPIVESYVVSAEDAKGLVDRIPEDYGDKAKMQSLGYTSVAEKLSERFHMGIDLVNALNPASQFSPGDTVWVVNPGVARQGKVKRIEADRKAGQVLAYAGDGALLAVYPATIGSQDNPAPSGKHKVKGVAKMPVYRYDPKLNFKQGKNDRVLTIPKGPNGPVGTVWIDLTEPTYGIHGTPEPKLIDKVGSHGCVRLTNWDAEELAGMVKPGVLVDFVNRSAAAPK from the coding sequence TTGTCGTCCATGAAAAAAGTCCTGCCGATGTCGCTGCTCGCTTTCACCATTTCCGTTGGCGGTGCTGCCGCGCGGGAACTTCAACCGGATATCATCAACGCAGCTTCGATTGCCTCTATCGGGACAGAAAAGTCTGCGCCCGCAGATCCGGATCCGGCGGTCGTCCGCCTTCAGGTCCTGCTCGATCGTGCCGGCGCATCTCCGGGCGTGATCGATGGCCTCTCCGGCGACAACGTCAATAAGGCGGTGGCCGGTTTCGAGGCGATGAACAAGCTTCCCGTCGATGGCAGGGTGGATCCGGACGTTGCCTCCCGCCTGGAAGATAATGCCCCGATCGTCGAGAGCTACGTCGTCTCGGCAGAGGATGCCAAGGGTCTCGTCGACAGGATCCCCGAAGACTATGGCGACAAGGCAAAGATGCAGAGTCTCGGCTATACCAGCGTTGCCGAGAAGCTGTCCGAGCGCTTCCACATGGGTATCGATCTCGTCAATGCGCTCAACCCGGCTTCGCAGTTTTCTCCCGGCGATACGGTATGGGTGGTGAACCCCGGTGTTGCGAGGCAAGGAAAGGTCAAGAGGATCGAGGCTGACCGAAAGGCGGGGCAGGTGCTGGCCTATGCCGGGGACGGAGCGCTGCTTGCCGTCTATCCCGCGACGATCGGAAGCCAGGACAATCCGGCGCCGTCGGGAAAACACAAGGTCAAGGGCGTCGCGAAAATGCCGGTCTACCGATATGACCCGAAGCTGAACTTCAAGCAGGGAAAGAACGATCGCGTCCTGACCATTCCGAAAGGACCGAACGGCCCGGTCGGCACCGTCTGGATCGACCTGACCGAGCCGACCTACGGAATCCACGGGACACCCGAGCCGAAGCTCATCGACAAGGTTGGCTCGCATGGTTGCGTGCGGCTGACCAACTGGGACGCCGAAGAGCTGGCCGGCATGGTCAAGCCGGGTGTGCTGGTGGATTTCGTCAATCGAAGTGCCGCCGCCCCGAAATAA
- a CDS encoding sensor histidine kinase, whose protein sequence is MNWLRRWNARSLASQFFIAGGLISIAAMFLVGILVTHLIEEAVIHNSGAATALYVDSVVAPLLPDMQKASLLDEGSAQALDETLGQGALGRRLVSFKLWRSDGTILYSNEKELMGRTFPVNDKLQKAFAGSLVARYEIASDPESDKERALGKPLMEIYNPVLQPWSGQAVAVIEFYETAEGLSDSLAHARLRSWAAVAALTAIFFLVLSVLVFRVSRTIEAQRRDLKERVDDLSALLAENRGLQRRLQRASQRAAALNETYLRSIGADLHDGPAQHIAYASLRLDSDMLINASTHPEAREKELAWIRSSLAEAMTEIRNICSGLVLPQIEKSSITEIVMRVVEAHQHKTETRVETLIDDDGPELAPAVKICIYRFVQEALNNAYRHGGGIQQAVRAVSHNGHVHVEVSDRGDGFDPSEVRPTSLGLVGLRERVDSLGGSFDVKTGEGGTTVTMTFEPMDVGD, encoded by the coding sequence ATGAATTGGCTTCGCCGCTGGAATGCCCGCTCGCTCGCCTCCCAATTCTTCATCGCGGGCGGGCTCATATCGATCGCCGCCATGTTCCTGGTGGGCATTCTCGTAACCCACCTGATAGAGGAGGCGGTGATCCACAATTCCGGCGCTGCGACGGCGCTCTATGTGGACAGCGTCGTAGCGCCGCTACTTCCCGACATGCAAAAGGCGTCATTGCTGGACGAAGGCAGCGCTCAGGCTCTGGACGAGACGCTGGGTCAAGGGGCGCTCGGCAGGCGCCTTGTTTCGTTCAAGCTGTGGCGAAGCGACGGCACCATCCTCTATTCGAACGAGAAGGAGCTGATGGGCAGGACGTTTCCGGTCAACGACAAGCTCCAGAAAGCCTTCGCAGGGTCCCTCGTCGCCCGCTATGAGATCGCCAGCGATCCGGAAAGCGACAAGGAGCGGGCGCTCGGCAAGCCGCTGATGGAAATCTACAATCCGGTGCTCCAGCCATGGTCCGGACAGGCGGTCGCCGTGATCGAATTCTACGAGACGGCGGAAGGACTGAGCGACAGTCTGGCCCATGCCAGACTCCGCAGCTGGGCCGCCGTCGCCGCTCTGACGGCAATCTTTTTCCTCGTTCTCTCCGTCCTGGTGTTCCGGGTTAGCCGCACGATAGAAGCACAACGCAGGGATCTCAAAGAACGGGTCGACGATCTGTCTGCGCTGCTGGCTGAAAACCGCGGGCTGCAGCGGCGGTTGCAGCGTGCCTCCCAGCGAGCAGCGGCGCTGAACGAAACATATCTGCGCAGCATCGGCGCCGATCTGCACGATGGTCCGGCCCAGCACATTGCCTATGCCTCATTGCGGCTGGACAGTGATATGTTGATCAATGCTTCGACCCATCCCGAGGCGCGCGAAAAGGAGCTCGCCTGGATACGCTCGAGCCTTGCCGAGGCGATGACCGAGATCCGCAATATCTGCAGCGGGCTGGTACTCCCGCAGATCGAGAAGTCCTCGATCACCGAGATCGTCATGCGGGTGGTCGAAGCGCATCAGCACAAGACCGAAACCCGTGTCGAAACGCTCATCGACGATGATGGACCGGAGCTCGCTCCTGCCGTAAAGATCTGTATTTACCGCTTCGTTCAGGAAGCCTTGAACAACGCCTATCGTCACGGCGGCGGCATTCAGCAGGCCGTCAGAGCCGTGTCGCACAATGGTCACGTTCATGTCGAGGTCAGCGACCGCGGCGATGGCTTCGATCCGAGCGAGGTGAGGCCGACGAGCCTCGGCCTGGTGGGGCTTCGCGAACGCGTCGATAGCCTGGGAGGCTCGTTCGACGTCAAGACAGGCGAAGGAGGGACGACCGTGACCATGACATTCGAGCCTATGGACGTGGGAGACTAG
- a CDS encoding BA14K family protein, translating to MNALVSAAFGIVSSVGACIAAASVASHVVADSEPHGLRDLAGPDLWTTEPVKVDPRQQDYERIAPLYSSYVTEAPAMVTAKTKPEPAGISTALQTPQPKFSAEHLAWCTQHYRSFDPSTNSYRSYSGEIRACSSPYESDLAEFEGEAGTKVNAQAAAWCAARYRSYRPADNTYQPWDGPRRSCETPLVIAGNN from the coding sequence ATGAACGCGCTCGTATCCGCAGCCTTCGGCATCGTCAGTTCGGTCGGGGCCTGCATCGCCGCCGCCTCCGTTGCCTCCCACGTCGTGGCGGATTCCGAGCCTCATGGCCTCCGGGACCTTGCCGGCCCCGATCTCTGGACGACGGAGCCGGTGAAAGTCGATCCGCGGCAGCAGGATTATGAACGGATTGCGCCTCTCTATTCCAGCTATGTCACCGAGGCGCCGGCCATGGTGACGGCAAAGACGAAGCCGGAGCCCGCCGGCATATCGACCGCACTTCAGACACCACAGCCGAAATTTTCGGCCGAACACCTTGCCTGGTGCACGCAGCACTATCGCTCCTTCGATCCCTCGACCAACAGCTATCGATCCTATAGCGGCGAAATCCGCGCCTGCTCTTCGCCATACGAGTCGGATCTCGCCGAGTTCGAAGGGGAGGCCGGCACGAAAGTGAATGCTCAGGCGGCAGCCTGGTGCGCCGCTCGCTACAGGTCGTATCGACCGGCAGACAACACTTATCAACCATGGGACGGGCCGCGGCGCAGCTGCGAAACACCGCTCGTCATCGCTGGGAATAATTGA
- a CDS encoding FecR domain-containing protein: MSTIFRILIAALILLPTAAYATADDWRVVKATDQVKYTVDRTNWVDLRAGEVVPNRAWVSTGPRGRVQLARGVESITFQPNTLAAIATNEAAAMKTQIYQQVGSLDLEIEKRSQPHTAVQTPYLAAVVKGTIFHVTVGRAKASVSVDRGLVEVTSFASGQRSNVAPGQSAAVDKKAGMTVAGRLSKPEITSVAPSVAQIPAVGTTTLAGATEAAETKNTSSATSKSTSSSASSDDDDSANTRSNGNSGNGNNGNGNGNSGGNSGGNGNSGGNGNGNSGGNGNGNGHSDDSGNNGNGHGHSNDSGNNGNGNGGGNGNGNSGKGDNNGGGNGHGNSGDHGKGKDK; the protein is encoded by the coding sequence ATGTCGACAATATTTCGAATTCTGATCGCAGCACTGATCCTGCTGCCGACAGCCGCCTATGCGACTGCCGACGACTGGCGGGTCGTCAAGGCGACGGATCAAGTCAAGTATACCGTCGACAGGACGAACTGGGTGGACCTGCGCGCCGGCGAGGTGGTTCCCAACCGGGCATGGGTCTCGACTGGCCCGCGCGGGCGAGTTCAGCTTGCCAGAGGGGTGGAGAGCATCACCTTCCAGCCAAATACGCTTGCCGCCATCGCCACCAACGAAGCCGCGGCCATGAAGACGCAGATCTACCAGCAGGTCGGCTCGCTGGACCTTGAAATCGAGAAGCGAAGCCAGCCTCATACGGCTGTACAGACGCCCTATCTCGCGGCCGTCGTCAAAGGAACGATCTTTCACGTCACGGTCGGCAGGGCGAAAGCGTCCGTCTCAGTGGATCGCGGCCTGGTCGAGGTCACCTCCTTCGCCAGCGGCCAGCGATCGAACGTGGCGCCGGGGCAGAGCGCTGCTGTCGACAAGAAGGCCGGCATGACGGTGGCGGGCCGGCTGTCCAAGCCGGAGATCACTTCCGTTGCACCGTCGGTCGCCCAGATCCCGGCCGTCGGCACCACGACACTCGCCGGCGCCACCGAAGCGGCCGAGACCAAGAACACCTCTTCGGCGACAAGCAAGAGCACCAGTTCCAGCGCGAGCAGCGATGATGATGACAGCGCAAACACCAGGAGCAACGGCAATTCCGGAAACGGCAATAACGGCAATGGCAACGGCAATTCCGGTGGCAACAGCGGCGGAAACGGCAATTCCGGTGGAAACGGCAACGGCAACAGCGGCGGAAACGGCAATGGCAACGGTCATTCCGATGACAGCGGTAACAACGGGAACGGCCACGGTCATTCCAATGACAGCGGTAACAACGGAAATGGCAACGGCGGCGGCAATGGAAACGGAAACAGCGGCAAGGGCGATAACAACGGCGGTGGCAACGGTCACGGCAATTCCGGCGATCACGGCAAGGGCAAGGATAAGTGA